The Deltaproteobacteria bacterium sequence TGAGATGCTGCATCCCGTAGCCGACGTGCCGGGCCTCGTCCTGCATGACCAGGCGGAAGAGCTTCTTGTCGCCCTCGGTCGGCGAGATGTACTCGCTGAAGCGGAAGAGGGTCAGCACCATGCCCTCGGCCTGGAGGTGGAGGGCGAGCGAGGCCTCGGCGAAGCTGTCGGCGTCGCGGAGGAACTTCAAATTGAACTCGTTGTGCGAGCTCGCGCGCATGAGGCCCCACCCGGTCGAGAGGGCGCGCTTGCGGAAGATCTCGGCGTGCCGCGCCTCGTCCATCGCCTGCGTGGCGATGAAGTTTTTCACCTCGAAGAAGTCGGCGTTGAGACGCCCCATCCACTTGGCGGGGACGTCCGTCGCGATCATCTCGACCTCGGTGAGGAAGGTGAGCAGCTGGGCGTAGGCCTTGCCGATGTCCTCCGGCAGCGCGGTATCCTGCAGTTCCGCCCACGGGATGTCCGTAGTGGCGTTCCACTGCCGGGTCATCGCCTCCTCGTAGTAGCCCTCGATGTTGTAGGCCCACACCTCGCTCTTGCGGTTGACCTCGGCCTGCAGGTCGGGGAGGCCGGGCGGCTGGACCGCGCCGCGCGGTGCGAAGCTTCGGTTCTGGCGGATCAGCTCGGGCATCTCGGTGAAGCCGTAGGAGCCGACGTCCAGGTCGCGGAAGGTGAGGCCGCGGCGCTCGTTCTGCGGCCGGCAGCGCACCCGCTCGCGCGGCACGTCCATCCAGGACAGCTCGAGGTCGCCCTTCATCGTGCGCCGGAAGCGGTCGACGAAGCCCGGGTCCTCGGTGAAGTCGGTCGTGCTGAGGTAGCTCATGTGCCACTCCTCCTGAGGGCCTCGCGGCGCGCGGGCGGGCGGGAACCGTCGGGGTAGATGAAGTCGAGACGCGCGGAGAGGTCGAGGAATTCCTGGATGCTCTCCGCGAAGCGGTACATCTTGTCGTGGCCGTCGGGGTCGTCGTACCGGACCTGGAGCGCCTCGCCGAAGTGGGTGAGGGTGTTGAGGCTGTGTGCGGTGTCGGCGGCGCCGAGCCCGTGGATGGCGTCGAGCATCTCGCGCCAGGCGGCGAAGGGGCCCTCGACCACGAAGTCGGTTTCGACACCCTCCAGGCCCTCGCCGACGTGCACGCAGTCGAATACCTCGAAGGCGAGTGCGAACTCGGCGGGTCTCCCGCCGCCCGCGGGCAGCACGCGCAAGCCGAAGGTGGTGTCAAAGAAGCCGAGGCGCGAGAAGCGCTCGCGCTCGGCGTGCATCTCGCGCTGCAGCGCCTGGAAGAACGCGAGCGACGGGAAGTCGATCGGCATCGGCCCTGGACCAAAGGAATATTCCCGCGGGGCGGGGCGCGTCAAACGGGAGGTGGCGGTGGCGGGCTAGGAGGCGGCGTCGAGCGCCAGGGGCGCTTCGGCGAGCTCGAGCGTGCTGCCCGGGAAGGCGAGGAAGGTCGCGGCCTCGCGCAGCACCGTGGGGTGGATGAGGAGGCCCCAGTGCCCGCACTCGGGCACGACCACGACTCGCCCGCCGCGTTGGCGCGCCGCACTGTGCGGGCCGTAGATCGGATGCGGCGGCGGGA is a genomic window containing:
- a CDS encoding ferritin-like domain-containing protein codes for the protein MSYLSTTDFTEDPGFVDRFRRTMKGDLELSWMDVPRERVRCRPQNERRGLTFRDLDVGSYGFTEMPELIRQNRSFAPRGAVQPPGLPDLQAEVNRKSEVWAYNIEGYYEEAMTRQWNATTDIPWAELQDTALPEDIGKAYAQLLTFLTEVEMIATDVPAKWMGRLNADFFEVKNFIATQAMDEARHAEIFRKRALSTGWGLMRASSHNEFNLKFLRDADSFAEASLALHLQAEGMVLTLFRFSEYISPTEGDKKLFRLVMQDEARHVGYGMQHLKWVLDHFPEKRELIHHHLDEAENFVFGAGYATEVLEPFIILSGKGLKKENVAEGARITMAFQVKQTEEYFERLAKCGLPERRERSRLWRMFELQKQQMGLPTQ